Proteins encoded within one genomic window of Oncorhynchus masou masou isolate Uvic2021 chromosome 1, UVic_Omas_1.1, whole genome shotgun sequence:
- the si:ch211-113d22.2 gene encoding uncharacterized protein si:ch211-113d22.2, with amino-acid sequence MQCVLSKQGCSNKGVFSWLLCAGEFLCSQLHRYGLTSQLQRTGLTSQLDRLGLTSQLQALTELNPPVFAKVNRSLALDEQPNREECESTMKTVLALLMLVSLAFHSHALKCHSCVASNEDDCTKQGSTTCPQFADACSTITGQNTVMKSCSYKAFCDKAHSGNSGAKMECCFTDDCNGPHKGHQHGEHKNTAGVLGASPALLLGALMLRMALSRF; translated from the exons ATGCAGTGTGTCCTGAGTAAACAAGGTTGCAGTAATAAAGGagttttctcatggcttctgtgTGCAGGAGAGTTTCTCTGTTCACAGCTTCACAGGTATGGTCTGACATCACAGCTTCAGAGGACGGGTCTGACATCACAGCTAGACAGATTGGGTCTGACATCACAGCTACAAGCACTGACTGAACTGAATCCTCCGGTCTTTGCCAAAGTGAACCGTAGTCTAGCCCTGGACGAGCAGCCGAACAGAGAAGAGTGTGAAAG CACTATGAAGACTGTCCTGGCTCTGCTGATGTTGGTATCCCTGGCATTCCACA GTCACGCACTGAAGTGTCACTCATGCGTAGCGTCCAATGAGGATGATTGTACTAAACAAGGATCCACCACCTGCCCTCAATTCGCTGACGCCTGCTCCACCATCACAGGACAGA ACACGGTGATGAAGTCATGCTCCTACAAAGCATTCTGTGATAAGGCCCACAGTGGCAACTCTGGAGCCAAGATGGAGTGTTGTTTCACTGATGACTGCAATGGGCCTCATAAGGGCCACCAGCATGGGGAGCACAAAAACACAGCTGGAGTCCTGGGAGCCAGCCCTGCTCTGCTACTTGGGGCTCTGATGCTCCGCATGGCCCTCAGCAGGTTCTAA